A window of the Lactuca sativa cultivar Salinas chromosome 5, Lsat_Salinas_v11, whole genome shotgun sequence genome harbors these coding sequences:
- the LOC111880226 gene encoding triacylglycerol lipase 1: protein MASSILQALMWVVALSLCISSTECLTGDSIIDHSQSVDGGLCFNLIGPSGYTCLEHTAQTKDGFLLGLQRVSSGILNLGAQTGPPVLLLHGLFMAGDIWFMDSPNESLGFILADHGFDVWVGNIRGTKWSHAHESLSDGDKEFWDWSWEEMALYDLETMLSYINSKTGSKVFVVGHSQGTIMSLAAFTQPDIVRMVEAAALLSPISYLDHITSKLVLNLVHVYFDEALGLLGMHQLNLKSDILTNMIESVCDGHLDCSELLSPLTGENCCFNNSRVDVYLEYEPHPTSVKNLKHLFQMIRKGTFARYDYGSIKNLLQYGKLKPPTFDLSKIPESLPIWMAHGGNDALGDVIDVQHTLKELKSKPNVLFLEDYGHIDFLLSTRGYEDLYDNMINFFKSCEMSS from the exons ATGGCATCATCCATCCTACAAGCGTTGATGTGGGTCGTCGCATTATCGCTGTGCATCTCTTCCACCGAGTGTTTAACTGGAGACTCGATCATCGATCATAGTCAGTCTGTAGACGGCGGCTTGTGTTTTAATCTCATCGGACCTTCTGGTTATACTTGTTTAGAACACACG GCTCAAACAAAGGATGGTTTCTTGTTAGGGCTTCAACGCGTGTCATCAGGCATTCTTAATTTGGGAGCACAAACCGGGCCTCCAGTTTTGCTCCTACATGGACTCTTTATG GCTGGTGATATTTGGTTTATGGATTCCCCAAATGAATCATTGGGTTTTATCCTTGCGGACCATGGTTTTGATGTTTGGGTTGGAAATATCCGTGGAACAAAATGGAGCCATGCCCATGAATCTTTATCAGATGGAGACAAG GAGTTTTGGGATTGGAGTTGGGAAGAGATGGCTCTTTATGATCTTGAGACAATGCTGAGTTATATAAATTCCAAAACTGGCTCCAAAGTTTTTGTTGTGGGACATTCACag GGAACAATAATGTCATTGGCTGCTTTTACTCAACCAGATATTGTTAGAATGGTTGAGGCTGCTGCTCTTCtctctcctatatcatatttggATCACATCACATCTAAACTCGTTCTTAATCTTGTTCATGTGTATTTTGATGAG GCACTTGGGTTACTTGGAATGCATCAACTGAACTTGAAGAG TGACATTCTCACAAACATGATAGAGTCTGTTTGTGATGGGCATTTAGATTGCAGTGAATTATTATCACCTCTTACAG GAGAAAACTGCTGTTTCAACAACAGCCGTGTGGATGTATATCTTGAATACGAACCTCATCCTACATCTGTAAAGAACTTGAAACATCTTTTCCAAA TGATACGCAAAGGCACATTTGCAAGGTACGACTATGGAAGTATAAAGAATCTGCTACAGTATGGAAAATTGAAACCACCAACATTTGATCTTAGCAAAATCCCAGAATCATTGCCTATTTGGATGGCTCATGGGGGAAACGATGCTTTGGGGGATGTGATTGATGTGCAACATACATTAAAAGAATTGAAATCAAAaccaaatgttttgtttttggaggATTATGGCCATATAGACTTCTTGTTAAGCACGAGAGGATATGAAGATCTTTATGACAATATGATCAACTTCTTTAAGTCATGTGAAATGTCCAGCTAA